The following nucleotide sequence is from Drosophila simulans strain w501 chromosome 3L, Prin_Dsim_3.1, whole genome shotgun sequence.
tgcattgcCACAACACCAAATAAGTATAGCTGCAAACAATTATGGGCTAAATACTagtacatttattattattatttattcatacgCCTATCAATGCATCCTATGGAAGTAAATTACGAGTACACACTAATTATTCACGAGGTTCGCCACGACAGTTCTTCGTTCACTTTTCGACCAGAGGGGGGAGCAAGTGATGGCAGCACAAAGGATCTAGTTTATGTACATATTGGCTTATTTAACGAATTTCCAATTGAGTCACCAATATTTGGCTTTATCAAAATGTGTTTCTCATTCCcaaagaaaataatgaaatattgaATATCTAAAGAAAAAGTATTCCCTTTGAATTGAACTGTTTTAAAGACCCTTTCCGGGTCTTCAGTACCTTAGTAAACGCCCTCCATTCCCGAAATCCCGGCGAGCCGAACCGCAAGCCAAAATCCCTTGCTCTAATTCCAGTTTACTGAAGCAGTTCGCTGACCGTAAAACTCGTTGTCGTGGCCGCGATGACCGCCGGATTGGTGCGATTGGAGACGGAGTCCCTCGACTCCGGACCGCGTTGCCAGAAGTGCTCTCCCGTCAAGGTGGCAGTGGTGCGATTGGCCCGCTCCATGGGCGGCTCATCGCGTCGCTGCCTCACCGCCTGCGCCTGCGGTCACGAGGACATGTAGGTGCACTGCGTCTTGGGCTGGGGCTCCGTCTGCTCAATGGGCTGGATGGCCGCTCGCTTCCAGTAGTCCCGCACCGTTTCCACCGTTTCCATGATGCGCAGAAAATTCCTGCCCGCGAGCATGGCCACATCCTCCTCGCTCCAGTTGTGATCCTCCAGCAGGGCGGCCAATAGCTCGGGATATTTGGACACATCCTCCAGTCCCAAGGGCGGCAGCTCGATGCCATCGTATCCGGCTCCTAGTCCAATGTGCTGGATGCCGGCAATGGCCCGCACATACTTAATGTGCTCGATCACGTCCTGTAGGCGCGCCTGCCGCCCACAGGCCACATCCTCGGAGTCAAAGCTCAGCATGATAAGACCCCCATTCTCGGCCACCAGGCGTAAGATGTCATCCGGCACATTTCTCGTCGAATTGCACAGCTGGCGGGCGGCGGAGTGCGAGAAGATGACCGGAGCGCGGGTCACCTGAAGCACATCCCTGGCCGTGGCATCCGAGCTGTGCGACAGATCTATCATCATGCCCAGCCGGTTCATCTCACGCACAATGGCCTTGCCAAAGGGCGTGAGCCCCTGTTCCGCCGGCGATGCACTCGATCCTGCCCATGAGACGTCACAGCGATGGGTCAGGCTGAGATAGCGTGCGCCCAGTGAGTAAAAGGATCGCAGAACTCCCAGGGAGGAGCCAATCGTGTGGCCACCCTCCACGCCAATTAGCGAGGCCAGCAGTCCCCGGCGATGTGCATCGACAATGTCCTGCGAGGATGTGGCCAGCACCGTTTCCCGGGCATACATGTCCGACAATCGCCGCACAATGTCGATCTGCTCCAGAGCCAACTGGACCGCGTCCAAGCCCTGCGCCTCGCACGGCACATATGCTGACCTGCAAAAGGACACGGAAAGTGTAAGAGTTAGCGCACTTTTACCATGAGTTACCGTGCCAAAACAagaaacatatatgtacgtttaTACATAAAAGGCGCCTCGCAATAAATGatacttatacatatataaatataatttatatattctatattctatatttattcactaaatatgtatatttatttaacattataattacaatttacactattttttatttatattttataccttctaattgagaaatatttgaaatttaactGTAGCCCTTTTAGCACAGCTACCAACATTCCCTGCCATCCGCGACTGCAGTTTTattgtaaaatgcaaattgaaagtgCCAAAGTGGTTAGTTAGCATTTTAGTTGCCATTTGATATGGCAATAAGAGAGCCAAAACTTCGCAGAGCTCGGCTAAAGACCAAAAGTCCCGCGGATTTTGCCCAAAACGAAGTTCAGCAAGGTCGTCCAGCGAATTGAATCGCCAAATTGGCTAAAAGTTACGCTTGCGCCATCTGGCGGGCGCAAAAGTAGACTGTGGATGGTGGTAGTTATATCTACCAAAATGAACTCAAGTCGATTGCCCATCAGCGTTTTTCCCATACTCCACCTGTCTGCTGCCTGTCAGATTGTGCTCCTCCTCCCTTTTTTCATCAAACAAATTCGAAAAAGGGCATTCAGTGGGTGTAGGATACAcagagaaataataataatactttcCTCGATTTCCTCGAGAATTTTTCGGGACTTTCTTGAGAATTCCCAATACGGCTAGCCTTTTGTACATAAGGGTAATAACAACTTTAGTTTTCACCTAATTACACTCTAATATGATTTTGAATCAGCTCAATTTTAAGAGTCTCATATGctttaaaatccaaaaatgCATCTCTTAAGATCTAATTGGTTCGcattttctcccagtgtattTGTGTAGGCAAAGTCTGAGAAGGCCGAACTGCAGACAGGTTGGCTGCTTGCCCTGGGGCATCCAGCCGGTtgccaaattttattttgcagtcAAATTGTTGGCAGCTTTTTATTGCCTCGCGCGGGAGCTGGTGGGTATATAGTGGAGTTCATGCAAAGTGGGCGGCTGTTTGGATGGCCatcggtgggcgtggcagctggcTATAGTTGCCATGTTTTGTGTGGGGGGTCAAACCTCTGACCCGAGTAGTTGTGTCGCATCGGCCTGATTGCGGTTCTATGtgacttttcaattttcatgaCTGGGGCCCCCGGTgggtttattttcattgcgtatacgccccgttgaATGCTGTTATTATAGTTAAGGCTCGATTGTGCTGGAATCCTGTCACTGGCTGTAAAATGATTATATTGGAAACAAACAAGTAAGGATCCTGACAAAACATAACCATCTAATCTTAAACCTAAATCttaatcataaaaaataattgaataatgtAATACCTCAAGTTTGAAATCAAccattatttttcttaaatatatatttgaaataatactgagaatTTGGCTTTCATAATGGAACTTACCACACTTGGACGCTGACTAATCCCTGCTTGAGTCGCTCCATGTCCGTTTGCGCCCACGCCGGCCGCGCCCACAGTGACTTGTGGTCCACGTCGTGGCTGAGATGGAGTTCCAGGCTGCTGTGGGCGTACTTGCGCACATTCCAGGCATAATTGTTGTGCCCGTCGACCAGCGGCACCTCACGCAGGATTCGACGAACGATTCTCAGTCTTTGGGCATGGGAATTGCGGCTGGGCGCCATAAGGAAGTGCTGGTAGGCCAAAGTAGCGGCGATGGCCAGTAGACAGATGGCGCTGACCAGGGTGATGGCCACCAGCCAGGATCCTCGCCTGCCCTTCTGTCCGCCATCTGGTCCGGCATTCGCTTTCCTTGACGCCTTTCCCTTCGCTTTACCAGTGGCGCCGGCTCCAGTCGTGGAACCCAGCGATGTGGGCGACTTGGCGTCCAGACCAACTATATCTCCACCGACGACTACGCCGCCGGCGAGGGGATTGCCAAAGTTCACCTTTGACTTCTGGATGCTGGCTATCTCGCCGCCGGAATCGCTGTTCGAGATCGAGTTCTGGCGGGACAGTGTGCGGCGGATGTTCGAGTGCTCGGTGACGTCGGGCAATCCACCGAAACCAGTCGTCTGAAATTGTGGTACAAATTACTATTTGAAAAGCAATGTAGGATCAATGGGTTTGTTTTCTTAAACTTTTAAGCTTAATGTATAATGTCCGTTCCGTTAAAGCAAATATTCGATATTTGCCACTTATATATGCACTTAAGTTAATACCATTGAATTCCTTTCTCGTTTGGCGGTTAAATTCGTTTCTTTACCTGGTCTCATAGTCTGAAAATACAATGCCGTAACTTCTGAAGTGAGAAGGTGGTAAGGCGTTGACTTCAGCGTGATACAACCGTTCGTCGAAAAGTTGCTTCATTAAAAGTGCGTCAAAGTTTCTTCGTTGATTTTGTGCCCTAATTAAAACTGCAGCAGAAGAAGCAAACTTCGAGCGTCTTGCTATATTCATAACTTGCATGAAACATCAACACGATGTGCGGggaaactttttaatgaaccGAATAACCATATCACAATCAATGTAATGGCCCAGCCACGTTGCTACGTTGCCCATCCAACCCGATTCTCCATACTGTTCTTTATATTCCGTGTGATGAAATCATGCCTGCCGGGCTAATCTTGGCTCGACATAATTAAGCCTCAGTCATAATTCATGGACTTGGGCCACATGTGTGTCTCCAGGTCCGAAAAGCTAACTTCTTCGACCCACGCACAATCCCTtggggagggggcgtggcaaacgCCCAGCGTACAAAGGACCAAATGGAGAAACTTTGTCGTGTGAAAGTTGTGACAGAAAGTTTGCCAGGGGCAGGCaatgatttgtttatattgcGACTGCCTGAGGAATTATGTCAAACTGTGCAAAGTACAAATCAAATCCAAATGCGCACATTGTCGAGCACAAGTCAGGGAATGCAAGGATATTGTATTCAATTAGATTGAAAGCAAACTTGAAACATCACAAACTAGTTTTGatcatgcatacatatgtacatataagtGGTCTAAGTAAATGGTACATAGAATTTAACAAGATatgattaaaataataattattactCTCCATTCACCATCTCCAAACCAACTGAAATCAAGTGCTTATATTTATCCTGAAAGCTTAATTATATGCTAtattcaattttgttttattaatgagATGCAGGTTGttgaaagcgaaaaaaaactgGCCAGTCGACCATTTTTGTGAAAAGACAGTGCTTTACAGAGTTTTCACGAAGTT
It contains:
- the LOC6737731 gene encoding uncharacterized protein LOC6737731 isoform X1; translation: MSSGEWDLRALKALEEEEQREFLALSQRNLFDPLPNPSAEVTSAKPSLTYAQLHPHLLKLPTIDECQLMAVKQQRSAALRFSRALSLSAHSLTSRTGSGTAGGSGLGFGRKLKARLVGAKSSGSLSPGRHSHSYSVSPVYTPPPMRRCATLHHTQPVRKVFKNLQQLQERKRQAAGSHLQRIAGTGKTYWKYGANSTAASIVGQRARQNQQIEVEESNGSDELNSEPQEISEAETGSCSVPLPSKDTNEILRLMLSAASSAVTVTPTAAAIGNGNVAGATGGAPPMRRYQNASDVEEDETVAYGAFHQAAKSFERGSLLRVGSLTAQESDNSKVNAMSPSPQNSPARETQSTALGGTGGRRVFKSCSLDWPGEAQQHQQHLSPQPHQAANHVELVEQQGKDIHFRQRDHWDLEHAHFHHEALGHLTTSATVIDDELEQHIKHCSCSCNHMGYGNSMDYQTTGFGGLPDVTEHSNIRRTLSRQNSISNSDSGGEIASIQKSKVNFGNPLAGGVVVGGDIVGLDAKSPTSLGSTTGAGATGKAKGKASRKANAGPDGGQKGRRGSWLVAITLVSAICLLAIAATLAYQHFLMAPSRNSHAQRLRIVRRILREVPLVDGHNNYAWNVRKYAHSSLELHLSHDVDHKSLWARPAWAQTDMERLKQGLVSVQVWSAYVPCEAQGLDAVQLALEQIDIVRRLSDMYARETVLATSSQDIVDAHRRGLLASLIGVEGGHTIGSSLGVLRSFYSLGARYLSLTHRCDVSWAGSSASPAEQGLTPFGKAIVREMNRLGMMIDLSHSSDATARDVLQVTRAPVIFSHSAARQLCNSTRNVPDDILRLVAENGGLIMLSFDSEDVACGRQARLQDVIEHIKYVRAIAGIQHIGLGAGYDGIELPPLGLEDVSKYPELLAALLEDHNWSEEDVAMLAGRNFLRIMETVETVRDYWKRAAIQPIEQTEPQPKTQCTYMSS
- the LOC6737731 gene encoding putative dipeptidase NECHADRAFT_87110 isoform X2, whose protein sequence is MEHLRPLSYEEMCQMELLQAAGGSTASSAPPAMMPIMVIPTALLPAPIDGAAGGGVPGGGGIGGGAMVEHYYQLQPTHHLLPAESLPTTATATANSGELALLQGEQQIPHPSIQHPQQMNILCTGTLGRQRMPASGGGGHNPNINPNPNPSVAATLPRGFQPAAFVTDVESDFEGSECGAGSMTTTCIPHFRFGACGLQSLQQQQQDAVVGCGSLAYMMGSGTLGRGRRLAGGQGKPKRVSFKGDNLPPPSPPPPPAVELDENGLPIPGGPGDAGSCSYMHFDNYMDYQTTGFGGLPDVTEHSNIRRTLSRQNSISNSDSGGEIASIQKSKVNFGNPLAGGVVVGGDIVGLDAKSPTSLGSTTGAGATGKAKGKASRKANAGPDGGQKGRRGSWLVAITLVSAICLLAIAATLAYQHFLMAPSRNSHAQRLRIVRRILREVPLVDGHNNYAWNVRKYAHSSLELHLSHDVDHKSLWARPAWAQTDMERLKQGLVSVQVWSAYVPCEAQGLDAVQLALEQIDIVRRLSDMYARETVLATSSQDIVDAHRRGLLASLIGVEGGHTIGSSLGVLRSFYSLGARYLSLTHRCDVSWAGSSASPAEQGLTPFGKAIVREMNRLGMMIDLSHSSDATARDVLQVTRAPVIFSHSAARQLCNSTRNVPDDILRLVAENGGLIMLSFDSEDVACGRQARLQDVIEHIKYVRAIAGIQHIGLGAGYDGIELPPLGLEDVSKYPELLAALLEDHNWSEEDVAMLAGRNFLRIMETVETVRDYWKRAAIQPIEQTEPQPKTQCTYMSS